One Anopheles marshallii chromosome 3, idAnoMarsDA_429_01, whole genome shotgun sequence genomic region harbors:
- the LOC128713828 gene encoding uncharacterized protein LOC128713828 has protein sequence MTDLTFCGKVIALLISYHCLIVFVRAVDPPTCDSSYGCVSSIRQEDCAKGEILISGGSLNGCCPGCRGGRTYLAVCNMNIPDRRCAPGLKCAGRKCIFDRSTCLHTMHLDRDLVGWIPKCNLDGTYAVKQCRGDRLSGRCFCYSEDGKRIFGWDWYRNTERMTCACSRRRDKLEKEGRFDVTLHCTQNGNYEELQCDSGLCWCADEFTGNVQLGTTVVHESLWQLLPCYNSTLHGESYLRQCESAAQAQKMILKKFYTRGTVGVTFNEIPCDYDGAYGRYKVENGVVYCTWRDGKKIGSFQIRSSMLSSVNCYCARDTIIYREAGIPFTLACGGNGNYEYSQDQNGQLFCVDSDGFVVTTEVAPNESCDKFIYNSAFYDED, from the exons ATGACTGATCTAACGTTCTGTGGAAAAGTGATTGCATTGTTGATTTCGTACCACTGCTTGATAGTCTTCGTCCGTGCAGTAGATCCACCGACATGTGATTCATCGTACGGATGCGTTTCTTCCATCCGCCAGGAAGATTGCGCCAAGGGAGAGATACTGATCTCTGGCGGTTCGCTGAATGGTTGCTGCCCTGGTTGTCGTGGTGGCCGGACGTACCTAGCCGTGTGCAATATGAACATTCCGGATCGCCGCTGTGCACCCGGCCTAAAGTGCGCTGGGCGCAAGTGCATCTTTGATCGTT CCACCTGTCTGCATACGATGCATCTAGATCGAGATTTAGTCGGTTGGATCCCAAAGTGCAATCTGGACGGTACGTACGCGGTTAAGCAATGCCGGGGAGATCGACTATCAGGACGTTGCTTCTGCTACAGTGAGGACGGGAAGCGTATCTTTGGATGGGATTGGTACCGGAACACCGAGCGTATGACTTGCG CCTGCAGTAGACGGCGTGACAAGCTGGAGAAAGAGGGTCGTTTCGATGTTACACTACACTGCACACAGAATGGCAACTACGAGGAGCTCCAATGTGATTCCGGGCTATGCTGGTGTGCGGATGAGTTCACTGGAAATGTCCAGCTCGGCACGACCGTAGTGCATGAGAGTTTGTGGCAGTTGCTGCCTTGCT ATAACAGTACCCTGCACGGAGAGTCGTACCTGCGCCAGTGCGAAAGTGCTGCCCAGGCGCAGAAAATGATCCTCAAGAAGTTCTACACGCGCGGTACCGTTGGTGTTACCTTCAATGAGATTCCGTGCGACTACGACGGTGCTTACGGTCGGTACAAGGTTGAAAATGGAGT TGTCTACTGCACTTGGCGTGACGGAAAGAAGATTGGATCGTTTCAGATACGCTCCAGTATGCTGTCGTCGGTGAACTGCT ATTGTGCACGCGATACGATCATCTACCGGGAGGCGGGTATACCGTTTACGCTGGCCTGCGGTGGCAACGGGAACTACGAGTACTCTCAGGATCAAAATGGCCAACTGTTTTGCGTAGACAGCGATGGGTTCGTGGTAACGACGGAGGTCGCACCGAATGAATCATGCGATAAATTCATCTACAACTCCGCTTTCTACGACGAGGACTGA